Proteins encoded by one window of Dioscorea cayenensis subsp. rotundata cultivar TDr96_F1 chromosome 6, TDr96_F1_v2_PseudoChromosome.rev07_lg8_w22 25.fasta, whole genome shotgun sequence:
- the LOC120263132 gene encoding uncharacterized protein LOC120263132, with protein sequence MARALQGLGYVVFMIMVVVMAGEVFDNWQVMGDDDCVGTFSNLIIECQQYMGIPCPKTDPSSGCCDAIQKANVPCVCAHITPEVEKIIIMEKVTYVAQKCGRALPPGTKCGSVRQLVIGYSSANQRVSSIPLYHCEMLVLWST encoded by the exons atggCAAGAGCGCTGCAAGGCCTTGGCTATGTTGTTTTCATGAtcatggtggtggtgatggcCGGAGAGGTCTTCGACAATTGGCAGGTGATGGGAGATGACGACTGTGTAGGGACCTTCAGTAATTTGATAATCGAGTGTCAGCAGTATATGGGGATTCCATGCCCAAAAACAGATCCATCAAGTGGGTGTTGTGATGCAATTCAAAAAGCAAATGTGCCATGTGTTTGTGCTCACATCACTCCAGAAGTTGAAAAGATCATCATCATGGAGAAGGTCACATATGTTGCTCAGAAATGTGGCAGAGCTCTCCCTCCCGGCACTAAGTGTGGAA gtgttCGACAGCTTGTTATCGGATATTCGAGTGCGAATCAACGAGTTTCAAGTATACCGCTGTATCATTGTGAAATGCTTGTTTTATGGTCCACCTAA